Proteins co-encoded in one Chrysemys picta bellii isolate R12L10 chromosome 13, ASM1138683v2, whole genome shotgun sequence genomic window:
- the LOC135975294 gene encoding olfactory receptor 6F1-like: protein MAATKIRNQTSVQEFILLGFPGTWYFQMSLAVLFSVMYVLTILGNVSIIALVRTHPRLHIPMYFFLCNLSFLEIWYTTACVPKAIGVMLGTSQTISFAVCLLQLFFLLSMGATECFLLALMAYDRYLAICHPLRYSSLMNSTFCAQLSLASWLCGFLAISVLVSLISRLPFYGPNIINHFICDIDSWIALSCADARLVELATFIDSFIVIMVSCAITVVSYIFIISTILRIPSAQGWQKTFSTCMAHLTIVTIWYGSAIFLFLKPSAQNSLDLNKTVNIFNTIVTPLLNPFIYTLRNKEVKEAFGKTVSGILSGFRKVETSSK from the exons ATGGCTGCGACAAAAATAAGAAATCAAACCAGCGTGCAGGAGTTCATCTTACTGGGCTTTCCCGGAACTTGGTATTTCCAGATGTCCCTTGCTGTGCTGTTTTCTGTGATGTACGTCCTAACCATCCTAGGGAATGTGTCCATCATAGCCCTAGTGAGGACCCATCCACGGCTCCACATCCCTATGTACTTCTTCCTCTGCAATCTCTCCTTCCTGGAGATCTGGTACACCACAGCATGTGTTCCCAAGGCTATTGGCGTCATGCTGGGCACAAGCCAAACCATCTCATTTGCTGTCTGCCTCCTGCAattgttttttctcctctccaTGGGCGCCACAGAATGTTTCCTCCTGGCCCTCATGGCCTATGACCGCTATCTGGCCATATGCCATCCATTGCGCTACAGTTCCCTCATGAACAGCACTTTCTGTGCTCAGCTGTCCCTTGCCTCTTGGCTGTGTGGTTTCCTGGCTATCTCTGtgcttgtgtctctaatatccaggTTGCCTTTCTATGGCCCAAATATCATCAATCATTTCATTTGTGACATAGATTCCTGGATAGCCCTTTCCTGTGCTGACGCGCGCCTCGTTGAGCTGGCAACATTCAT tgactcgtTCATTGTTATCATGGTCTCATGTGCAATAACCGTGGTCTCCTACATTTTCATTATCTCCACCATCTTGAGAATCCCTTCAGCCCAAGGCTGGCAAAAGACCTTTTCCACTTGCATGGCCCATCTTACCATTGTGACTATCTGGTACGGCTctgccatttttctttttctcaagCCTTCTGCGCAGAACTCACTGGATTTGAACAAAACTGTCAACATCTTTAACACTATTGTAACTCCACTATTAAACCCTTTCATTTACACTCTAagaaacaaggaggtgaaggaaGCCTTTGGAAAGACAGTCAGTGGAATACTAAGTGGTTTTAGAAAAGTAGAAACGTCATCAAAATGA